One window of the Rhizobiaceae bacterium genome contains the following:
- a CDS encoding type II secretion system F family protein, with the protein MGSELFLIYAAVGLTAIMIAEAIYLMLSSSQDRRAAINRRMKLQDKRLTQEQVLIQLRKERGVDGGKSLFTPAGLRALRIQSGLTTPLPQFLLKTSGAALVVTLLAVWKGLPLLFSPPLFVALSMLFPIFAMKYLLGRRHKMFGMQLPEAIELITRGLKAGHPVPVAIAMVAREMPDPIGTEFGVIADEVTYGSDLITALQNMFERVGHEDLPLFVTAVSIQSTTGGNLREILDGLATVIRERGKLRRKVRSISTEGRMSAYILTAVPALLFAGIMVLMPKFYSEVWGEPMTWYLLGGSISWLMLGNLMMFKMANFKF; encoded by the coding sequence ATGGGCAGCGAGCTCTTCCTGATCTATGCGGCGGTGGGCCTGACGGCGATCATGATCGCCGAGGCGATCTACCTCATGCTGTCTTCCAGTCAGGACAGGCGCGCCGCGATCAACCGCCGCATGAAGCTCCAGGACAAGCGGCTGACGCAAGAGCAGGTGCTGATCCAGTTGCGCAAGGAGCGCGGCGTCGACGGCGGCAAGTCGCTGTTCACGCCCGCCGGGCTGCGCGCGTTGCGCATCCAGTCCGGCCTGACGACGCCGCTCCCGCAATTCCTGCTGAAGACCTCCGGCGCGGCGCTGGTGGTCACCCTGCTCGCTGTCTGGAAAGGTTTGCCTCTGCTCTTCTCGCCGCCGCTTTTCGTGGCGCTTTCGATGCTCTTCCCGATCTTCGCCATGAAATATCTGCTTGGCCGCCGTCACAAGATGTTCGGCATGCAGTTGCCGGAGGCGATCGAGCTCATCACGCGCGGCCTCAAGGCGGGTCATCCGGTGCCGGTGGCGATCGCCATGGTGGCGCGCGAGATGCCCGACCCGATCGGCACGGAATTCGGCGTCATCGCCGACGAGGTGACCTACGGCTCCGATCTGATCACCGCGCTCCAGAACATGTTCGAGCGCGTCGGCCACGAGGATCTGCCGCTTTTCGTCACGGCGGTCTCGATCCAGAGCACGACCGGCGGCAATCTGCGCGAAATCCTTGACGGTCTCGCCACGGTCATCCGCGAGCGCGGCAAGCTCAGGCGCAAGGTGCGCTCGATCTCCACCGAAGGGCGCATGTCGGCCTATATCCTCACCGCGGTGCCCGCGCTGCTGTTCGCAGGCATCATGGTGCTGATGCCGAAATTCTACAGCGAGGTCTGGGGCGAGCCGATGACCTGGTATCTGCTCGGCGGTTCGATCTCCTGGCTGATGCTGGGTAATCTGATGATGTTCAAGATGGCCAATTTCAAGTTCTAG
- a CDS encoding CpaF family protein: protein MSSRFSTLQGRSAAPVKQAEHPAPAASAVILPAMRPAAPRPESVGIKSNRVLDARDRIHRMLIEEINLVALERLPRPEMRKQVHDFVSEKIREERMAINVAELDALVDDIVDEMVGLGPLEPLLKDPDIADILINGHRSCFVEKKGKLTQVQIPFKDEAHLLRIVNKIVAAVGRRVDESQPMVDARMSDGSRFNAAIRPIAVDGPLISIRKFSKHKLGLNQLVEFGALTQNMAEVLAAAVHARKTTIISGGTGTGKTTMLNALSAYISEDERLITIEDAAELQLQQPHVARMETRPANVEGHGELKQRDLVKNALRMRPDRVILGECRGEEAFDMLQAMNTGHEGSMATIHANTPRDAIGRLEQMLGMTGMPMTVQSIRSQISSALDIIVQLTRLSDGKRKVTSVAEVTGMEGDVIQMQEIFRFVRTGMEPDGKIQGYFEATGLRPRFLEDLRAMGIEFPGKYFEPGKPQA from the coding sequence ATGAGCTCGCGCTTCTCCACGCTTCAGGGGCGCAGCGCGGCGCCGGTCAAGCAGGCGGAGCATCCCGCTCCGGCCGCCAGCGCTGTCATCCTGCCGGCGATGCGGCCGGCGGCGCCCCGGCCGGAATCGGTGGGCATCAAGAGCAATCGCGTGCTCGACGCCCGCGACCGCATCCATCGCATGCTGATCGAGGAGATCAACCTCGTCGCGCTGGAGCGATTGCCCCGGCCGGAAATGCGCAAGCAGGTCCACGACTTCGTGTCGGAGAAGATCCGCGAAGAGCGCATGGCAATCAATGTGGCGGAACTCGATGCGCTGGTCGACGACATCGTTGACGAGATGGTCGGACTGGGGCCGCTGGAGCCTCTGCTCAAGGACCCTGACATCGCCGACATCCTCATCAATGGGCATCGCAGTTGCTTTGTCGAAAAGAAGGGCAAGCTGACGCAGGTCCAGATCCCGTTCAAGGATGAGGCGCACCTGCTGCGCATCGTCAACAAGATCGTGGCGGCCGTCGGCAGGCGCGTGGACGAGTCCCAGCCCATGGTCGACGCCCGCATGAGCGATGGCTCGCGCTTCAACGCCGCGATCCGCCCCATTGCCGTGGACGGGCCGCTGATCTCGATCCGCAAATTCTCCAAGCACAAGCTGGGCCTGAACCAGCTGGTGGAGTTCGGCGCGCTCACACAGAACATGGCGGAGGTGCTGGCGGCCGCGGTCCACGCCCGCAAGACAACCATCATCTCGGGAGGCACGGGCACCGGCAAGACGACCATGCTCAACGCCCTCTCGGCCTATATCTCCGAGGACGAACGCCTGATCACCATCGAGGACGCAGCCGAGCTTCAGCTCCAGCAGCCGCATGTGGCGCGCATGGAAACCCGCCCGGCCAACGTTGAGGGACATGGCGAGCTTAAGCAGCGCGATCTCGTCAAGAACGCGCTGCGCATGCGCCCCGACCGCGTCATTCTCGGCGAGTGTCGCGGCGAGGAAGCCTTCGACATGCTTCAGGCCATGAACACCGGTCATGAAGGGTCGATGGCCACGATCCACGCCAATACCCCCCGCGACGCCATCGGTCGCCTGGAGCAGATGCTCGGCATGACCGGCATGCCGATGACGGTCCAGTCGATCCGCAGCCAGATCTCCAGCGCCCTCGACATCATCGTGCAGCTTACCCGCCTGTCCGACGGCAAGCGCAAGGTGACCAGCGTCGCGGAAGTCACCGGCATGGAAGGCGACGTCATCCAGATGCAGGAGATTTTCCGTTTCGTGCGCACCGGCATGGAGCCGGACGGCAAGATACAGGGCTATTTCGAGGCGACCGGCCTGCGTCCGCGCTTCCTCGAGGATCTGCGCGCCATGGGCATCGAGTTCCCGGGCAAGTATTTCGAACCCGGCAAACCGCAGGCCTGA
- the cpaB gene encoding Flp pilus assembly protein CpaB, which translates to MKRKIITMIGIAAVMGAVSIFAADAWIKRAASERARAMADNAPKPAPAEPAVEFKTIVVAREPLRFGMPLDRVQLAEIPWPQEAMPQGAFASIDGLFAEGSRVVLTPIEPNEPVLLAKLSGPNGRATLSNLLTPGMRAVTIKTDEIAGVGGFVTPGDRVDVVLTRDAGEIEEVQKNAQGASGSTITTEVVVENAKVLSVGQAADERQTAPQVASSVTIEVTTAGAQKIALARNVGSLSLTLRASAEDDGSGTGLTTISAFSGSAASRAMEKVSKLITSATEEPEGPKHKTVIVTRALDSKPYQVVVPPKGAKGAQARSGTAGGAGVGEPVVLTVTGEQNAPTN; encoded by the coding sequence TTGAAACGTAAGATCATCACCATGATCGGCATTGCCGCTGTGATGGGAGCTGTCTCCATATTCGCAGCGGACGCCTGGATCAAGAGAGCGGCCAGCGAAAGAGCGCGCGCCATGGCGGACAACGCGCCGAAGCCGGCGCCTGCCGAGCCCGCCGTCGAGTTCAAGACGATCGTCGTCGCCAGGGAGCCATTGCGCTTCGGCATGCCGCTGGATCGCGTGCAACTCGCCGAGATCCCATGGCCGCAGGAAGCGATGCCGCAGGGCGCCTTTGCGTCGATCGACGGGCTGTTTGCCGAAGGATCGCGCGTCGTGCTCACGCCGATCGAACCGAATGAGCCGGTATTGCTCGCCAAGCTTTCCGGTCCGAACGGCCGCGCCACGCTGTCGAACCTGCTGACGCCGGGCATGCGCGCCGTGACCATCAAGACCGACGAGATCGCCGGCGTCGGCGGTTTCGTGACGCCGGGCGACCGGGTCGACGTCGTGCTGACCCGCGACGCCGGCGAGATCGAGGAAGTCCAGAAGAACGCGCAGGGCGCTTCAGGGTCGACAATCACCACGGAGGTGGTCGTCGAGAACGCCAAGGTTCTTTCCGTCGGCCAGGCCGCCGACGAACGCCAGACGGCCCCTCAGGTCGCAAGCTCGGTCACGATCGAGGTGACGACCGCGGGGGCGCAGAAGATCGCGCTCGCCCGCAATGTCGGCAGCCTGTCGCTCACGCTGCGCGCCAGCGCCGAGGACGACGGAAGCGGCACGGGCCTGACCACGATCTCGGCCTTCAGCGGATCGGCCGCGAGCCGTGCGATGGAGAAGGTCAGCAAGCTGATCACCTCCGCGACGGAAGAGCCTGAGGGACCGAAGCACAAGACGGTGATCGTCACCCGTGCGCTGGACTCGAAGCCTTATCAGGTGGTCGTGCCGCCCAAGGGAGCGAAGGGCGCCCAGGCAAGGTCCGGGACCGCTGGCGGCGCAGGGGTCGGAGAGCCTGTGGTTCTCACCGTTACGGGCGAACAGAACGCACCGACGAACTGA
- a CDS encoding type II secretion system F family protein, which yields MDALFDILSPGQSLLLPAALLMLAVGGVALAWPLLAGGDGRGEMKRRLKVEEKGPALKPEAPADKKAAALVHERALKTAQEFYAKSDPENVARLRMKLIQAGYMQPNAVGNYFLARFGMFFGFALLAFVVERWLGREATAFSRWTFVVMAGGAGYFMTGLFLAGRIRTKMREYRNGFPDFMDLMIVCSDAGMSMEAGIERVSKELALTYPSLSQNLQLVSLELRAGRRLDDALRSLSDRLNLDEVRSFATLLQQSKELGTSLSGSLRVFSDEMRHKRMSLAEEKAHALPAKMSVPVTVCILPVVLMIAIIPIIVKLSMMD from the coding sequence ATGGACGCGCTTTTCGATATACTCTCCCCCGGTCAGTCGCTGCTGCTGCCCGCTGCGCTGCTGATGCTGGCGGTCGGCGGCGTTGCGCTGGCCTGGCCGCTTCTGGCCGGCGGCGATGGTCGCGGCGAGATGAAGCGGCGGCTGAAGGTCGAGGAGAAGGGGCCTGCGCTGAAGCCCGAAGCGCCGGCGGACAAGAAGGCGGCCGCGCTCGTACACGAACGCGCGCTGAAGACCGCGCAGGAGTTCTATGCCAAGAGCGATCCGGAAAACGTCGCCCGGCTCAGGATGAAGCTGATCCAGGCCGGCTATATGCAGCCCAACGCGGTGGGCAATTACTTCCTGGCCCGCTTCGGCATGTTCTTCGGCTTTGCGCTGCTGGCCTTTGTGGTCGAACGCTGGCTGGGCCGCGAGGCCACCGCGTTCAGCCGCTGGACCTTCGTCGTCATGGCCGGCGGCGCGGGTTACTTCATGACCGGCCTTTTTCTCGCGGGCCGCATCCGCACCAAGATGCGCGAATACCGCAACGGTTTTCCGGACTTCATGGATCTGATGATCGTCTGTTCCGACGCGGGCATGAGCATGGAAGCTGGCATCGAACGCGTGTCGAAGGAGCTGGCCCTGACCTATCCTTCGCTCAGCCAGAATCTTCAACTCGTCTCGCTCGAGTTGCGGGCCGGTCGCCGGCTGGATGATGCGCTGCGATCGCTTTCCGACCGGCTCAATCTCGACGAGGTACGGTCTTTCGCGACGCTTCTGCAGCAGTCGAAGGAACTGGGCACGAGCCTCTCCGGATCGTTGCGCGTCTTCTCCGACGAGATGCGGCACAAGCGCATGTCGCTGGCCGAGGAGAAGGCGCATGCGCTCCCCGCCAAGATGTCGGTGCCGGTGACGGTCTGCATCCTGCCCGTCGTGCTGATGATCGCCATCATTCCGATCATCGTGAAGCTGAGCATGATGGACTGA
- a CDS encoding type II and III secretion system protein family protein — protein MNSWTRNTAGIAMIRKGAVAFAAAILAGTFVLVQQTEVRAADGVIRISSTKPASVKIAKGKPRTIKTDVPFYEIVIGDPEVANINPLTDQSFYVLGNNLGTTAIALFDQNKQLVGTVDIEVTLDTDRLASTIRDTVPDADIKVKSANGRLVLSGEAKDAVAAEKAQQIASEFSGSENVINSVNISSSQQVQLNVRFVEINRQVGRELGTTLNASYFGSNGGISFNSAPKSTSSTPAGQIIGGLITGGWTIDMAIKALEDRGVARLLAEPNLIARSGEKASFLAGGEFPIPISEDDNKITVTYKKYGVSLDFKPTVLKDGLISLDIEPEVSSVDTSASYQVGNIAIPGFIVRRASTSIDLKSGQSFMIAGLLQSENSLGNQRVPGVGQMPVIGALFSSKAYQRRETDLVMIVTPHLVKPIDPTKKVMTPVDQMAPGNDADFFLGNVEEVKVSDANRALSSSRRSAAPKSGHFLDLSE, from the coding sequence ATGAACAGCTGGACTCGGAATACGGCTGGGATCGCGATGATCCGGAAAGGCGCCGTGGCTTTCGCGGCGGCGATCCTGGCGGGAACGTTCGTGCTGGTGCAGCAGACGGAGGTTCGCGCCGCCGATGGGGTCATCCGGATTTCCTCCACAAAGCCGGCGTCGGTGAAGATCGCCAAGGGCAAGCCGCGCACCATCAAGACCGACGTGCCGTTCTACGAGATCGTGATCGGCGATCCGGAAGTCGCGAACATCAATCCGCTGACCGACCAGTCATTCTATGTGCTCGGCAACAATCTCGGCACCACCGCCATCGCGCTGTTCGACCAGAACAAGCAACTTGTCGGAACCGTCGATATCGAGGTGACGCTCGACACCGACCGCCTGGCGAGCACGATCCGCGACACGGTCCCGGATGCCGACATCAAGGTGAAGTCGGCTAACGGTCGTCTGGTTCTGTCTGGCGAGGCCAAGGACGCGGTCGCGGCTGAAAAGGCGCAGCAGATCGCGTCCGAGTTCTCCGGCTCGGAAAACGTCATCAATTCCGTCAACATCTCCTCGTCGCAACAGGTCCAGCTCAACGTCCGCTTTGTGGAGATCAACCGCCAGGTCGGCCGCGAACTCGGAACGACGCTGAATGCGTCCTACTTCGGCAGCAACGGCGGCATCAGCTTCAATTCCGCGCCCAAGAGCACGTCCTCCACGCCCGCGGGCCAGATCATAGGCGGCCTGATAACTGGCGGCTGGACGATCGACATGGCGATCAAGGCGCTGGAGGACCGCGGCGTGGCGCGTTTGCTCGCCGAGCCCAATCTCATCGCCCGCTCCGGCGAGAAGGCCAGCTTCCTTGCCGGCGGCGAATTTCCGATCCCGATCTCGGAAGACGACAACAAGATCACCGTCACCTACAAGAAGTACGGCGTCAGCCTGGATTTCAAGCCGACCGTGCTGAAGGACGGGCTTATCAGCCTCGACATCGAGCCGGAAGTGTCGTCGGTCGACACATCCGCCTCCTATCAGGTCGGCAACATCGCCATTCCCGGTTTCATCGTGCGGCGCGCCAGCACGTCGATCGACCTCAAGAGCGGCCAGAGCTTCATGATCGCCGGCCTGCTGCAGAGCGAGAACAGTCTCGGCAACCAGCGCGTGCCGGGAGTGGGCCAGATGCCGGTCATTGGCGCGCTGTTCTCGTCGAAGGCCTATCAGCGTCGGGAGACCGATCTGGTGATGATCGTGACGCCGCATCTGGTGAAGCCGATAGACCCGACGAAGAAGGTAATGACACCGGTCGACCAGATGGCACCCGGAAACGACGCGGATTTCTTCCTCGGCAATGTCGAGGAGGTGAAGGTGTCCGACGCGAACCGCGCGCTGTCGTCTTCGCGCCGCAGTGCGGCGCCTAAGTCCGGCCACTTCCTCGATCTCTCGGAGTAG
- a CDS encoding response regulator/pilus assembly protein: protein MAAQTTPKTILLVSTDKAFVQDARAAFATSEKITVVAVEKPVTDLRGEIHDAEGDAVIIDLDASRLDQIESLQRIVRRLEGRTPIVVVTREFNAAAVRILVQLQIADFLTKPLTTADLVRSCLRALQGQGRDESTESEIYTFMPAAGGVGTTTLALQTAFQLHNSVSRGASTCIVDLNFQQGACAEYLDLDPRFDITEIENQPERLDRQLLDAMLSKHASGLCVLAAPTKPSEMRSFNTDVVVRMLDLVSAYFDNVVIDMPRTWFPWTETVLLGSNRLYIVSEMTVPCLRHTQRLIQAIYETVGKEVKPNVIVNRFEQRMFENGIKQADVQAILGEHFVGGISNNYKLVREAVDRGVPLQQIDPRANVIADLRRIILPEEVEAEEQKSKSFLSFGRSLLGKKKA from the coding sequence ATGGCAGCCCAGACCACCCCGAAGACGATCCTGCTGGTATCGACCGACAAGGCTTTCGTGCAGGATGCGCGCGCGGCCTTCGCGACATCGGAAAAGATCACCGTCGTTGCGGTCGAGAAACCTGTGACCGATCTGCGGGGCGAGATCCACGATGCCGAAGGCGACGCCGTCATCATCGATCTCGATGCCTCCAGGCTCGACCAGATCGAATCCCTGCAGCGTATCGTGCGCCGGCTTGAAGGCCGGACCCCGATCGTCGTCGTCACGCGGGAGTTCAACGCCGCTGCGGTGCGCATACTCGTCCAGCTTCAGATCGCGGACTTCCTGACCAAGCCGTTGACGACAGCCGATCTCGTGCGCTCGTGCTTGCGCGCCTTGCAAGGGCAGGGCAGGGACGAAAGCACGGAATCTGAAATCTACACCTTCATGCCGGCGGCCGGCGGCGTGGGCACGACCACGCTGGCCCTCCAGACGGCATTCCAGCTCCATAATTCCGTCTCACGCGGCGCCTCGACCTGCATTGTCGACCTGAATTTCCAGCAGGGCGCCTGCGCGGAGTATCTGGACCTCGATCCGCGCTTCGACATCACGGAGATCGAGAACCAGCCCGAGCGCCTCGACCGCCAGCTTCTCGATGCCATGCTGTCGAAACATGCGAGCGGCCTTTGCGTGCTGGCGGCGCCGACGAAGCCGTCCGAGATGCGTTCGTTCAACACCGACGTCGTCGTGCGCATGCTCGACCTCGTCTCGGCCTATTTCGACAATGTTGTCATCGACATGCCGCGCACGTGGTTCCCGTGGACCGAAACGGTGCTGCTCGGCTCCAACCGCCTCTACATCGTGTCGGAAATGACGGTTCCGTGCCTGCGCCACACGCAGCGTCTCATCCAGGCGATCTACGAGACGGTCGGCAAGGAAGTGAAGCCCAACGTCATCGTCAATCGTTTCGAGCAGCGCATGTTCGAGAACGGCATCAAGCAGGCCGACGTCCAGGCGATCCTCGGCGAGCATTTCGTCGGCGGTATTTCCAACAATTACAAGCTGGTGCGCGAAGCTGTTGATCGCGGCGTGCCGCTGCAACAGATCGATCCGCGCGCCAACGTCATCGCCGATCTCAGGCGCATCATCCTGCCGGAAGAGGTGGAAGCCGAGGAGCAGAAGTCGAAGTCGTTCCTGTCGTTCGGCCGCAGTCTGCTTGGGAAGAAGAAGGCATGA